One window from the genome of Thermus sediminis encodes:
- the atpD gene encoding V-type ATP synthase subunit D, with translation MSQVSPTRMNLLQRRGQLRLAQKGVDLLKKKRDALVAEFFSLVREALEARKALNQAAQEAYTALILAQAFDGPEAVASAALGIPPVEEVEAEVENVWGSKVPRLKAVFPDGLLLAPVGTPAYTLEAQRAFRRYAEALVQVANTETRLKKIGEEIKKTTRRVNALEQVVIPGIRGQIRFIQQVLEQREREDTFRLKRIKGKIESREAEGEGRPVPSELEVGAGS, from the coding sequence ATGAGCCAAGTCAGCCCCACCCGGATGAACCTTCTGCAGAGGCGGGGGCAGCTCCGCCTGGCGCAGAAGGGGGTGGACCTCCTGAAGAAGAAGCGGGACGCCCTGGTAGCGGAGTTCTTTAGCTTGGTACGCGAGGCGTTGGAGGCCAGGAAGGCGCTGAACCAGGCGGCCCAGGAGGCCTACACCGCCCTCATCCTGGCCCAGGCCTTTGATGGGCCCGAGGCCGTGGCCAGCGCCGCCTTGGGCATTCCCCCCGTGGAGGAGGTGGAGGCGGAGGTGGAGAACGTCTGGGGGAGCAAGGTCCCGAGGCTCAAGGCCGTCTTCCCCGATGGCCTCCTCCTTGCCCCCGTGGGCACCCCCGCCTACACCCTCGAGGCCCAGAGGGCCTTCCGCCGCTACGCCGAGGCCCTGGTCCAGGTGGCCAACACCGAGACCCGCCTCAAGAAGATCGGCGAGGAGATCAAGAAGACCACGAGGCGGGTGAACGCCCTGGAGCAGGTGGTGATCCCGGGGATTCGGGGGCAGATCCGCTTCATCCAGCAGGTCCTGGAGCAGAGGGAAAGGGAGGACACCTTCCGCCTGAAGCGCATCAAGGGCAAGATAGAATCCCGGGAGGCGGAGGGGGAGGGCCGCCCCGTTCCTTCCGAGCTGGAGGTCGGCGCGGGGTCCTGA